The Amphiura filiformis chromosome 13, Afil_fr2py, whole genome shotgun sequence genome segment TATCGTTCAATGTCACACAATGtcatcaccccgatatcttcatggcagaaatcacaatgatggtagatcgaatccacttgttcttcaatagccacgcattttgttccgacctgtttaatggGCCGAGGGACGTCCGACTAAGTCTATTTACTTCTTAATATTTGTGATTctttgagttcaaaacgcacggttgtttgtcaatacgctcgttaacgactatcatattctttcaacacatatattcaagtgcaagccttaaaatcggcttctttagaaagcaaaattacggagatattcatcattttctaccccgacATCCAAAGatatatcgtctgaatatcaaatcgtgcatagctcatacacgtgtatcgatcacgggtattgattttagtctccatgctgtataatgtaattatttaccaggcgattTTGTGACATGTCAATGAACATgaataatatttctttttgtttattGCAAAAACATACAACATCCTttgcctcgctttcagttttttGGCTCggcctaattggagttagcagagccaaacgccgccaacggcaacgaagtggtcaattacgaaacCGCTGGCACCGCTGCTAGCATTGTAAATTGTATATAATTGCATTAAATCAAAACTTCAAGTTTTGGCTGCATCAGTGTTATTGGGACAGGCTGTATGTTGATGTTCATGTCCGTATTCTTTCCTCCTCAATATGGCCACAAATACCAGTAATATTGCACAAATAGCTGCCAAACCTGAAGTGAACCACATTGTTGTGTCATAGCCACCAAATATATCAACCAACCAACCTATaagaaacaaaagtaaaaatggttagcaaaatatatatattattttatgaCGCCCTATGCCCCAACCAACCTATAAGAAACAAAAGTAAGTCAAAATGGttagcaatatatatatatagaatacgCAGGAAATTCTGTTTCTACATCTATTACATCAATTTTACATCTATTGCATTACTATACAACATGCTTTTGTTTTTGGAAATGCTTTTAATTAATTAAGCAGTCGACGGGTTTTTTTCCAAGAAAAACattccaaattgtttaaaatttggaTTTACATACAGTCCTACTTTTGTATAGAGTAGACCTATAAATATAAGTAGTACTGTGACCAAACAAGTCTATAAGAACTTTTGACACTTCATATGGTGGTACTTATGTGTAAACAGCTCGGAATAACTCCATACAGCCCAGCTACCGCCTCTCTAAAGCCTCGCTCCACCCTAACATAGAGGCCGCAAGCCCGGCAAGGCTGAGGCCGCTGACTTCCATTATGAGTAaagacttgcaactaatggagttccaatatgtTAAAGCCCCGCAGGGCATTAATTATAAGTTTTAAAGTATCCTGGGGGTGTAACGGAAGGCGGCTGGTAATTTAGGAGTCTTAAGGAatgggatagcaacgtttgcagtatttttcacaaaaaaaaatttttctacatatcttcaatgcgaaaggtcaaaattttcatatgatggacggtttTTCATCCCAACTATACACACTTTaacttaagtacatatcattagatttatacaatttacttagtCCTctggactgttaaatttcaaaaatatccatttttaatcatttgccataaaatgtgtattatatctcgaatttcaaatattgaaaattatttcatatcagaaggacattcctcgtattcaaaatgcaatccCATATGTCTGATGCACTCTCTGGTCATactggtcccacaaaaaatacgtggaAACGTCTCTATCCGAGCACATAAGGAAAATCACAAAAGGAGCATCCATGATTCTTGCAGCGAAGCGGATGCAGGGCTGTACCAAGATTTCCCCACACATGTACCACCATAGCTACATCAAGGACTCAGGGCAATACAACCTCAAAAATGGTACCAAAATGTATAACAATGCCTCATGCGGTTATTTAGTCTTCTGGCCTATATGGAGATAAGCATCCAGTGTCGCACTAAGCCCTCGACATTTAAGCTACCCGGGTAAACTAActttaagacattttaatcaaGGGGAGCAAACCTATCACGGGTACATAAAAAATAACATTCTCTGTCATCTTTgatttcttcttctccttcttctttggtttatttatttatttttttaccaaCCTGCGCATATAGAACCTGATGCGTCCCCGACTCCAAAGAAGAAAGTTGCGATACCCACACCAAAAGCACGATGCTCTGTTTGAATCAGTTGCACAGTGGTAAATGAGAAAACTATAAAGGCTCCTGTAGCACCACCGTAAATGAAGTGATACATTACAAAATGCCAAAAAGTATTACAAAATGGAATAATCGCATTTGCAACCGTGCACGTCACAAAGGCGCCTATATTTATAATATCTATTGGAATTTGAAAATAATCGGCTATGAAACCTGGGAACAATCTTCCGAAAAAACTTCCGACGCCAAAAATGGTTGGTAACAGTGCTGCTTTGGATTCGCTGATACCAGCTTCCAGTGCTATTGGAAGTGTGTGAGCTATTGGGATGAAGAATACAAATCCCAAGATAAAGAATACCACCATCATAATGTCAAAAGCAATATTACGTATGAGTGATTTGATTATCAATATAGCTGTTCCTTTAGAGTCAGATTTACGACTGGTTGTTGGTGTATCTGATTTGCTAATTGATGATACCGCAGAAGAATTATTACACGGAGGCTTTGATCTTCTTAAAGGTGATCCAAACATATCTTTACCATCATTGGTATTCTCTGCGATGACATGTGTGCTCTGTTGCATTGAATAATCATCTTGTGAGTTTGAATCCTTAGCAGATGCCCATCCAGTATCTCCTTCATAGGCTTGGTTTTCATAAACATTGTCACCTTTTGTCACTTTCATTTCCTGCATAACAAGAGTTTGTTTTAGTCTAGGCCTTAAAACAGCACCCGCCGCTATTAAATGGCTCATTATGCCAGAAAGCAGCAACAGTGCTCCTCGCCAACCGTACGCATCGACAAGGGCATCGGTAAGTAAAGGGACAAAGATTTGACCGATTGCGGCTCCAGTGTAAGCGACACTATTGGCTGCCGTGAAGTGTTCGTCAAAGTATTCACGAATCATTGATAGTGAGGTACTGAAGACAAGAGCGAAACCAAAACCTGTCATATAAGAAAGACAATTATATTGAATAGATAAAACAGTAGGTAAAAATTGACATACCACAAAAACCCTTTAAATTTTTTCTCGACGGtttcgtgtttttttttctaCACCTCATTACCTTTTTTGTCATCTCTGTTATTTTTTCCTACCCCTCATCACCTTATTTGTCATCTCTGTTATTTACTCTTTACGACCttctggtctttttttttttttttttgcttttataaTACGTGAACAAAAGCATGCTATTTGTATTTGCAATTGACAAACCTTACAGGTTTTCCCGATCATGCCATTCAAGCCATAAAGGGTGCGGACCTGTACTTAAGATGTATATTTGCAATCTAAATTGGCTATCTATATGTCGTGAAATACCAGTTAATTATGAAGTGAAGGGCAATATGTGACCCAGATGTGGAGTCAGTCATATCTGATCACCGTgttccagctttccagaaagtgacattCGGCTATTGGTTGtgatca includes the following:
- the LOC140167959 gene encoding monocarboxylate transporter 12-B-like, which gives rise to MEAPDHDISEPPGEGGWGYVILAGVFVTMFSILGWFQSQTFLFVEWQREFSSTSVEASVLVSTGIVIFGIFSPLASVLAARIGTRLTVMTGGMFVTIGMFATMFMESILGIILTWGVITGFGFALVFSTSLSMIREYFDEHFTAANSVAYTGAAIGQIFVPLLTDALVDAYGWRGALLLLSGIMSHLIAAGAVLRPRLKQTLVMQEMKVTKGDNVYENQAYEGDTGWASAKDSNSQDDYSMQQSTHVIAENTNDGKDMFGSPLRRSKPPCNNSSAVSSISKSDTPTTSRKSDSKGTAILIIKSLIRNIAFDIMMVVFFILGFVFFIPIAHTLPIALEAGISESKAALLPTIFGVGSFFGRLFPGFIADYFQIPIDIINIGAFVTCTVANAIIPFCNTFWHFVMYHFIYGGATGAFIVFSFTTVQLIQTEHRAFGVGIATFFFGVGDASGSICAGWLVDIFGGYDTTMWFTSGLAAICAILLVFVAILRRKEYGHEHQHTACPNNTDAAKT